A segment of the Acidobacteriota bacterium genome:
GGCTGGGTCCGAGGAGAGTGGGACCGCACGGTCTCCTTCAGCCCATAGCAGACGTCATCAAGCTTCTCATCAAGGAAGACATCACTCCGAAAAATGCCGATAAATTCGTATTTGCCCTAGCCCCGATCCTGGCTGTTTTTCCAGCCATTGCCGCATTTGCCGTCATCCCCTTTGCGGGCCAGCCCGTCGAGATCTTTGGGATAAAGATCCGTCCCTATCTGAGTGACGTGAATGTAGGCCTCCTGTACCTTCTTGCCATTTCTTCGCTCGGCGTCTTCGGGATCGTCCTCGGGGGCTGGGCATCGAACAGCAAGTATCCGATGCTAGGCGGTCTGCGAAGCGCTGCTCAGATGGTAAGCTACGAGGTTCCGCTCGGATTTTCCATCATAGGCGTGCTGATGATCTCACAAACGGCAAGCATGGTCGGTATCGTGGAAGCCCAGAAAAATCTCGGATTCTGGTTTTTCATACCCCAGATCGTGGGACTCTTCATCTACTTTGTCAGCGGGGTTGCCGAGACGAACAGAACTCCTTTCGATCTTCCCGAGGCTGAAAATGAGCTCGTCGCGGGGTTCCATACCGAATACAGCGGGATGAAGTTCGCCTTCTTCTTCCTCGCGGAGTACATAAACATGATCGTCGTCGGGGCTATCGTGACGACTCTTTTCCTCGGTGGATGGCTTCCTCCGACCAGCGTCTTCCAGCGGTGGATACCGTTCCTGGGTACGGTGACTCCGTCTCTCGAAAATTTCTTCCCATTCTTGGGCCCTTTCGGATCCATGACCACCGGGATCTTCTGGTTCGCGACGAAGACATTCTTCATCATATACCTCTACCTGTGGCTGAGAGCAACCTTCCCGAGATATCGTTACGACAGGTTGATGGCTCTCGGATGGAAATGGCTCATTCCTCTTTCCATAGTCAATGTCCTCGCGACTGGAGCGGTCATTATCCTGCTGAAGAGTTTTTAGGATGCACATAGAGAAGAGAAAAAAGCTGAGCTTCCTGAAGAGGATATTCCTCATCGAACTGTTCAAGGGTCTCATGGTCACGCTCAAGAACCAGTTCCGGCCACATACGACCGTAGAGTACCCGAAGGAGAGGCTGGTTCTGAAGGAAAGGTTCCGGGGGGTTCCGAGGCTGCGGATGCACCCGGAGACTGCTGAAGAACTCTGCGTCGCCTGCGGAAACTGTGCCGAGGCCTGTCCCGATAACTGCATCACCGTTGTGGCTGAGACGAGAGCATCGGGGAAGG
Coding sequences within it:
- the nuoH gene encoding NADH-quinone oxidoreductase subunit NuoH produces the protein MLKNLLISVGIPAVQGVAVLLIVLLIVAYLTLLERKVIAFMQVRLGPRRVGPHGLLQPIADVIKLLIKEDITPKNADKFVFALAPILAVFPAIAAFAVIPFAGQPVEIFGIKIRPYLSDVNVGLLYLLAISSLGVFGIVLGGWASNSKYPMLGGLRSAAQMVSYEVPLGFSIIGVLMISQTASMVGIVEAQKNLGFWFFIPQIVGLFIYFVSGVAETNRTPFDLPEAENELVAGFHTEYSGMKFAFFFLAEYINMIVVGAIVTTLFLGGWLPPTSVFQRWIPFLGTVTPSLENFFPFLGPFGSMTTGIFWFATKTFFIIYLYLWLRATFPRYRYDRLMALGWKWLIPLSIVNVLATGAVIILLKSF
- a CDS encoding NADH-quinone oxidoreductase subunit I produces the protein MHIEKRKKLSFLKRIFLIELFKGLMVTLKNQFRPHTTVEYPKERLVLKERFRGVPRLRMHPETAEELCVACGNCAEACPDNCITVVAETRASGKGKQPKIFIIDYERCCLCGLCVDPCPTKPISAIYMSHDYELASYTREKFITEKDRLYSGHEKREYKK